A genomic window from Camarhynchus parvulus chromosome 27, STF_HiC, whole genome shotgun sequence includes:
- the KLHL11 gene encoding kelch-like protein 11, producing the protein MSDKMAAAAACPQPQPQPGPSPGPSPGPGLGPGPPAAEAERGAPRGSAADGEAEAEEFGCPAHCSDLAWRQNEQRRHGLYCDITLAFGGAGMAREYRAHRSVLAAATEYFTPLLSGGFAESRSGRVELQKWSSEGGPDPDTVEAVIGFMYTGTIRVSPGNVHEVLEMADRFLLTRLKDFCGEFLKKKLNLSNCVAVHSLAHMYSLNQLALKAQDMIRRNFHKVIQDEEFYTLPFHLVRDWLSDSEITVDSEEILFETVLKWVQKSPEERERYFEDLFKLLRLSQMKPTYLTRHVKSERLVSSNEACVKLVSEAVESHALRSENLQSGNLQHSACPAALLPRFGQNMDVIMVIGGVSEGGDYLSECVGYFIDEDRWVNLPHIHNHLDGHAVAVTESYVYVAGSMEPGFAKTVERYNPNRNIWEQVSNLITRKHSFGLTEVKGNLYSIGGHGNFSPGFKDVAIYNPEQDKWLNLESAPKILRDVKAVSVEDRYVYVAARTPVDSDSEDGLRAVIIRYDAETRQWQDVESLPLIDNYCSFQMSVASTNFYHTASCCPKSYPIDNEEAKGKISSRASDEILESLPPEVLSIEGAAICYYKDDVFIIGGWKNSDDIDKQYRKEAYRYCAERKRWMLLPPMPQPRCRATACHVRIPFRCLQGTQRYPMPQNLMWQKDRIRQMQERQMQEIHRYSLSLRRMPRSQIEC; encoded by the exons ATGTCCGAcaagatggcggcggccgcggcctgtccgcagccgcagccgcagcccggtcccagccccggccccagccccggtCCCGGCCTCGGTCCTGGCCCGCCGGCGGCCGAGGCGGAGCGCGGGGCCCCGCGGGGCAGCGCGGCGGACGGGGAGGCTGAGGCGGAGGAGTTCGGGTGCCCGGCGCACTGCTCCGACCTGGCCTGGCGGCAGAACGAGCAGCGCCGCCACGGCCTGTACTGCGACATCACGCTGGCTTTCGGCGGCGCGGGCATGGCCCGCGAGTACCGGGCTCACCGGTCCGTCCTGGCCGCCGCCACCGAATACTTCACGCCGCTGCTCTCGGGGGGGTTCGCGGAGTCGCGCTCGGGTCGCGTGGAGCTGCAGAAGTGGAGCTCGGAGGGCGGCCCCGACCCCGACACGGTGGAGGCCGTTATCGGTTTCATGTACACCGGCACCATCCGCGTGAGCCCCGGCAACGTCCATGAGGTGCTGGAGATGGCGGACAG GTTTCTGCTGACCCGGTTGAAGGATTTCTGCGGAGAGTTTCTGAAGAAGAAGCTGAACCTTTCCAACTGTGTGGCGGTTCACAGCTTGGCCCACATGTATTCCCTGAATCAGCTGGCCCTCAAAGCGCAGGATATGATCAGGAGAAACTTCCACAAAGTCATCCAAGATGAGGAGTTCTACACTTTGCCATTTCACCTTGTCCGGGACTGGCTCTCAGACTCAGAGATCACGGTGGACTCTGAAGAAATCCTCTTTGAGACTGTTTTGAAGTGGGTTCAGAAGAGCCCTGAGGAAAGAGAGAGGTACTTCGAAGATCTCTTTAAGCTGCTAAGATTGTCTCAGATGAAACCCACATACCTGACTCGCCACGTGAAATCTGAGCGGCTGGTGTCGAGCAACGAGGCCTGTGTGAAGCTGGTGTCCGAGGCCGTGGAGAGCCATGCCCTGCGCTCTGAGAACCTGCAGTCAGGGAACCTGCAGCACTCGGCCTGCCCCGCTGCGCTGCTGCCGCGCTTCGGCCAGAACATGGATGTCATCATGGTCATTGGCGGCGTGTCCGAGGGTGGCGACTACCTGAGCGAGTGTGTGGGCTACTTCATCGACGAGGACAGGTGGGTCAACCTGCCTCACATCCACAACCACTTGGATGGGCACGCTGTGGCCGTGACAGAGTCCTACGTGTATGTGGCCGGCTCCATGGAACCGGGCTTTGCCAAGACTGTGGAAAGGTACAAtccaaacagaaatatttgggaGCAGGTTTCAAACCTCATCACCAGGAAGCATTCCTTTGGCCTTACTGAAGTGAAAGGCAACTTGTACAGTATTGGTGGGCACGGCAATTTCAGTCCAGGCTTTAAAGATGTGGCCATTTATAATCCTGAACAGGACAAATGGCTGAACCTGGAGTCGGCACCAAAGATCCTGCGGGATGTCAAGGCTGTCTCCGTGGAGGACCGGTACGTGTACGTGGCCGCCCGCACCCCGGTTGACAGTGACAGCGAGGACGGGCTCAGGGCTGTTATTATCAGATATGATGCTGAAACCAGGCAGTGGCAGGACGTGGAATCCCTGCCCCTCATCGACAACTACTGCTCCTTCCAGATGTCTGTTGCCAGCACCAACTTCTACCACACAGCATCGTGCTGCCCCAAGAGTTACCCCATAGACAACGAGGAGGCCAAGGGAAAGATCTCCAGCAGGGCCTCGGATGAAATCCTGGAATCCTTGCCCCCTGAGGTGCTGAGCATTGAAGGAGCAGCTATTTGTTACTACAAAGATGACGTGTTTATCATTGGGGGGTGGAAGAACAGCGATGACATTGACAAGCAGTACAGGAAGGAGGCTTATCGCTACTGCGCCGAGCGCAAGCGCTGGATGCTCCTGCCCCCAATGCCACAGCCCCGCTGCAGAGCCACTGCCTGCCACGTGAGAATCCCCTTCAGGTGCCTGCAGGGAACACAGAGGTACCCCATGCCACAAAATCTCATGTGGCAAAAAGATAGAATCAGGCAGATGCAGGAAAGGCAGATGCAGGAGATCCACCGATACTCCCTGAGCTTACGGAGGATGCCGCGCTCCCAGATCGAGTGCTAG